The Actinomadura sp. WMMB 499 genome includes a window with the following:
- a CDS encoding DUF4440 domain-containing protein: MRPLAERPEDIPAVFADRFNGGDPAALAEVYEDGGMLVLGTPMTGDAAHAANARLQALGVPIAVRPRHCHANGDLALLIVDWTIEGTGPDGEPVRMGGTATDVARRGEDGYWRYAIDNPFGVEDFEGP; the protein is encoded by the coding sequence ATGCGCCCGCTCGCCGAACGCCCCGAGGACATCCCCGCCGTCTTCGCCGACCGCTTCAACGGCGGCGACCCCGCCGCCCTCGCCGAGGTCTACGAGGACGGTGGCATGCTCGTCCTCGGCACCCCGATGACCGGCGACGCCGCCCACGCCGCGAACGCCCGCCTGCAGGCGCTCGGCGTCCCCATCGCCGTACGTCCCCGGCACTGCCACGCCAACGGGGACCTCGCGCTCCTCATCGTCGACTGGACGATCGAGGGCACCGGCCCCGACGGCGAACCCGTCCGCATGGGGGGCACCGCCACCGACGTCGCCCGCCGGGGCGAGGACGGCTACTGGCGGTACGCGATCGACAACCCGTTCGGTGTCGAGGACTTCGAAGGCCCCTGA
- a CDS encoding cysteine hydrolase family protein → MTDTALLVMDVQNVIIQRVTDDGYLPRLARAVGAARDAGVPVLYVVIGFRPGDTDYHPDNKVFGQDRGMGAAPGALDVHAAVAPREGEPVITKKRISGFAGSDLELVLRSNGIRHLVLTGVATSGVVLSTLREAADLDYRLTVPSDGCHDFDEEVHRVLTEKVFPMQADVTTIDDWVRGLA, encoded by the coding sequence ATGACCGACACCGCCCTGCTCGTCATGGACGTACAGAACGTGATCATTCAGCGCGTCACCGACGACGGCTACCTGCCGCGGCTGGCGCGGGCCGTCGGCGCCGCCCGGGACGCGGGCGTCCCGGTGCTGTACGTCGTCATCGGGTTCCGGCCCGGCGACACCGACTACCACCCCGACAACAAGGTCTTCGGCCAGGACCGCGGGATGGGCGCCGCCCCCGGGGCCCTCGACGTGCACGCCGCCGTCGCGCCGCGCGAGGGCGAGCCCGTCATCACCAAGAAGCGGATCAGCGGCTTCGCCGGGAGCGACCTCGAGCTGGTGCTGCGCTCGAACGGCATCCGCCACCTGGTGCTGACGGGCGTCGCGACCAGCGGCGTCGTGCTGTCCACGCTGCGGGAGGCCGCCGACCTCGACTACCGGCTGACGGTGCCGTCCGACGGCTGCCACGACTTCGACGAGGAGGTTCACCGCGTGCTGACGGAGAAGGTGTTCCCGATGCAGGCGGACGTGACAACGATCGACGACTGGGTGCGGGGCCTGGCCTGA
- a CDS encoding NAD(P)-dependent alcohol dehydrogenase gives MHIDAAVLRAFDAPFTIESLDLADPGPGEILVRIAGTGMCHTDQLGRIPGDLVAKPAVLGHEGAGIVEATGPGVVGVTEGDHVVMSFDSCGTCTDCRDGHPGFCPQMAAHNMLAVPLDGVTRLTDASGTAVHNRWFGQSSFATHALGTVRNVVPVTRDLAPDDLARLGPLGCGVQTGAGSALIALGVRAGDTFAVFGAGAVGLAAVMAARVAGAATIIAVDLHESRLELARELGATHTLNGADDDLAGQIRGLTGGGVRYALDTTAVPDVVATAVASLRTHGVCGVVGVGAREYRLDANLLLMGRTVKGIIEGDAVPHTFIPKMIELWRQGRFPFDRLIATYPLAEINAAEADAHSGKVVKPVLIPGG, from the coding sequence ATGCACATCGACGCCGCCGTCCTGCGGGCCTTCGACGCCCCGTTCACGATCGAGAGCCTCGACCTCGCCGACCCCGGTCCCGGCGAGATCCTGGTCCGGATCGCGGGCACCGGCATGTGCCACACCGACCAGCTGGGACGGATCCCCGGCGACCTCGTCGCGAAGCCGGCCGTGCTCGGCCACGAGGGCGCGGGCATCGTCGAGGCGACCGGGCCCGGCGTCGTCGGCGTCACCGAGGGCGACCACGTGGTCATGTCGTTCGACTCGTGCGGGACCTGCACGGACTGCCGCGACGGCCACCCCGGCTTCTGCCCGCAGATGGCCGCGCACAACATGCTCGCCGTCCCGCTCGACGGCGTCACGCGGCTCACCGACGCGTCCGGGACGGCCGTCCACAACCGGTGGTTCGGGCAGTCGTCGTTCGCGACCCACGCGCTCGGGACCGTCCGCAACGTCGTGCCCGTCACCCGCGACCTCGCGCCGGACGACCTCGCCCGGCTCGGCCCGCTCGGCTGCGGCGTCCAGACGGGCGCGGGGTCCGCGCTGATCGCGCTCGGCGTCCGGGCCGGCGACACGTTCGCGGTGTTCGGCGCGGGCGCGGTCGGGCTCGCCGCCGTGATGGCCGCCCGGGTCGCCGGGGCCGCCACGATCATCGCCGTCGACCTGCACGAGTCCCGGCTGGAGCTGGCGCGGGAGCTGGGCGCGACGCACACGCTGAACGGCGCCGACGACGACCTGGCCGGGCAGATCCGGGGGCTGACGGGCGGCGGCGTCCGGTACGCGCTCGACACCACCGCCGTCCCGGACGTCGTCGCCACCGCCGTCGCGTCGCTGCGCACCCACGGCGTCTGCGGCGTCGTCGGCGTCGGCGCCAGGGAGTACCGCCTCGACGCGAACCTCCTGCTCATGGGCCGGACGGTCAAGGGGATCATCGAGGGCGACGCCGTGCCGCACACGTTCATCCCGAAGATGATCGAGCTGTGGCGGCAGGGCCGCTTCCCCTTCGACCGGCTCATCGCCACCTACCCGCTCGCCGAGATCAACGCGGCGGAGGCCGACGCCCACTCGGGCAAGGTCGTCAAGCCGGTGCTCATCCCCGGCGGCTGA
- a CDS encoding epoxide hydrolase family protein, producing MTVRPFRIDVPQADLDDLHDRLSRTRWPRQLPGEGWSRGVPVGYLRDLAEYWRTGFDWRATEARLNGFPQFMTEIDGHDVHFLHVRSADPDARALLLTHGWPNSFIEFAELIGHLADFHVVVPSIPGYGFSEAPKETGWDAARVGRMWAELMRRLGHDQYVVEGGDFGAYIAPEVAKAAPERVAGVYVIAGLGFPTEKDVPDMTPDELAHYEMMQQWSTGGVDHHAIQRAAPQTFAYGWDDSPVAALAWMMQKFEDFNMADAPADKVIDRDLILANVSLYWFTQSFGTAAWAYYESESPEPAWPEGQKAVPTGLYVGPPGIRRLAERTSTIVHWPENNPGSHHFVAMDRPDAVAADLRKFVALLP from the coding sequence ATGACCGTTCGCCCGTTCCGCATCGACGTCCCGCAGGCTGACCTGGACGATCTGCACGACCGGCTCTCGCGCACCCGCTGGCCCCGGCAGCTCCCCGGCGAAGGCTGGTCCCGGGGCGTCCCCGTCGGCTACCTGCGCGACCTCGCCGAGTACTGGCGCACCGGGTTCGACTGGCGCGCGACGGAGGCCCGCCTCAACGGGTTCCCGCAGTTCATGACCGAGATCGACGGGCACGACGTGCACTTCCTGCACGTCCGCTCGGCCGACCCGGACGCCCGCGCGCTGCTCCTCACGCACGGCTGGCCGAACTCGTTCATCGAGTTCGCCGAGCTGATCGGCCACCTCGCCGACTTCCACGTCGTCGTCCCGTCCATCCCCGGCTACGGGTTCTCGGAGGCGCCGAAGGAGACCGGCTGGGACGCCGCCCGCGTCGGCCGCATGTGGGCCGAGCTGATGCGCCGCCTCGGGCACGACCAGTACGTCGTCGAGGGCGGCGACTTCGGTGCCTACATCGCGCCCGAGGTCGCGAAGGCCGCCCCCGAGCGCGTCGCCGGCGTCTACGTCATCGCCGGGCTCGGATTCCCCACCGAGAAGGACGTCCCGGACATGACGCCGGACGAGCTCGCCCACTACGAGATGATGCAGCAGTGGTCCACCGGCGGCGTCGACCACCACGCGATCCAGCGCGCCGCGCCGCAGACGTTCGCCTACGGGTGGGACGACTCCCCGGTGGCGGCGCTCGCCTGGATGATGCAGAAGTTCGAGGACTTCAACATGGCCGACGCCCCGGCGGACAAGGTGATCGACCGCGACCTGATCCTCGCGAACGTCAGCCTGTACTGGTTCACGCAGTCGTTCGGGACGGCCGCGTGGGCGTACTACGAGTCGGAGTCGCCCGAGCCGGCGTGGCCCGAAGGGCAGAAGGCCGTCCCGACCGGCCTCTACGTCGGCCCTCCCGGCATCCGCCGCCTCGCCGAGCGCACCAGCACGATCGTCCACTGGCCGGAGAACAACCCGGGCAGCCACCACTTCGTCGCGATGGACCGCCCGGACGCCGTGGCCGCCGACCTGCGCAAGTTCGTCGCCCTCCTCCCCTGA
- a CDS encoding crotonase/enoyl-CoA hydratase family protein, with the protein MGVRVERRGAVTTVIMSRPEARNAVDAATAAELAAAFREFDADPAASAAVLWGEGGTFCAGADLKSIGTPRSPRVDPPPADGPLGCTRMRLSKPVVAAVAGHAVAGGLELALWCDLRVAEEGAVFGVFCRRWGVPLVDGGTVRLPRLIGEGRAMDLILTGRPVDAREALDIGLANRLVPSGTGREAAEELAGELARFPQACLRGDRASVLDAAGLPEDEALAAEYRHGLGSLREAVTGARRFTAGHGRHGDFGDL; encoded by the coding sequence ATGGGCGTGCGGGTGGAGCGGCGGGGCGCCGTCACGACGGTGATCATGTCGCGGCCGGAGGCGCGCAACGCCGTGGACGCGGCGACGGCGGCGGAACTCGCGGCGGCGTTCCGGGAGTTCGACGCGGACCCGGCGGCGAGCGCCGCCGTCCTGTGGGGCGAGGGCGGGACGTTCTGCGCGGGGGCCGACCTGAAGTCGATCGGCACCCCGCGGAGCCCGCGCGTCGACCCGCCGCCCGCCGACGGGCCGCTCGGCTGCACCCGGATGCGGCTGTCGAAGCCGGTCGTCGCGGCCGTCGCCGGGCACGCGGTCGCGGGCGGGCTGGAACTCGCGCTCTGGTGCGACCTGCGGGTGGCCGAGGAGGGCGCGGTGTTCGGGGTCTTCTGCCGCCGCTGGGGCGTCCCGCTCGTGGACGGCGGCACGGTGCGGCTGCCGCGGCTGATCGGGGAGGGCCGGGCGATGGACCTGATCCTCACCGGACGGCCGGTGGACGCGCGCGAGGCGCTCGACATCGGGCTCGCGAACCGGCTCGTCCCGTCCGGGACGGGCCGGGAGGCGGCCGAGGAACTGGCCGGGGAGCTGGCGCGGTTCCCGCAGGCGTGCCTGCGGGGCGACCGGGCGTCCGTGCTGGACGCGGCGGGGCTCCCGGAGGACGAGGCGCTCGCCGCCGAGTACCGGCACGGGCTCGGCTCGCTCCGCGAGGCCGTGACCGGGGCGCGCCGCTTCACGGCCGGGCACGGACGGCACGGTGACTTCGGCGACCTGTGA
- a CDS encoding helix-turn-helix domain-containing protein yields the protein MEITLAALRGRWTTLVVRELLRGERGYTELREALPRLSDKVLSDRLAQLVEAGVAERRRLPGRPVRTRYALTPRGHRLGPVLQALWDWGAGR from the coding sequence GTGGAGATCACGCTGGCCGCGCTGCGCGGGCGCTGGACGACGCTGGTGGTGCGGGAGCTGCTGCGCGGCGAGCGGGGCTACACGGAGCTGCGGGAGGCGCTGCCCCGGCTGTCGGACAAGGTGCTGTCCGACCGGCTCGCGCAGCTCGTCGAGGCCGGGGTCGCGGAGCGGCGGCGGCTGCCGGGACGCCCGGTACGGACCCGGTACGCGCTGACCCCGCGCGGGCACCGGCTCGGGCCCGTCCTGCAGGCCCTCTGGGACTGGGGCGCCGGACGCTAA
- a CDS encoding phosphoribosylaminoimidazolesuccinocarboxamide synthase: MELVHSGKVRDVYADGDDLVLVASDRVSVYDVVLPTTVPDKGKILTQLSLWWFEQLGDIIPNHVVSAADVPDEWEGRAIRCRRLSMLPVEWIARGYLTGLGLKQYEKDGAVSGIALPDGLVEASKLPEPIFTPTTKAVEGHDEFMTYDDVVAEIGAGTAERLREVTLAIYRRGAELARERGIIIADTKLEFGRAADGTLVLGDEVLTPDSSRFWPADEYAPGRAQHSLDKQFVRDWSSTLDWDRTPPGPEIPQDVVDATRARYVDVYERLTGRPWTP, translated from the coding sequence ATGGAACTCGTCCACTCGGGCAAGGTCAGGGACGTCTACGCGGACGGGGACGACCTGGTCCTCGTCGCGTCCGACCGGGTCAGCGTGTACGACGTCGTGCTGCCGACGACCGTCCCCGACAAGGGGAAGATCCTCACGCAGCTGTCGCTGTGGTGGTTCGAGCAGCTCGGCGACATCATCCCGAACCACGTCGTGTCGGCCGCGGACGTGCCGGACGAGTGGGAGGGCCGGGCGATCCGGTGCCGGCGGCTGTCGATGCTGCCCGTCGAGTGGATCGCCCGCGGCTACCTCACCGGCCTCGGGCTGAAGCAGTACGAGAAGGACGGCGCGGTGTCCGGGATCGCGCTGCCGGACGGCCTCGTCGAGGCGTCGAAGCTCCCGGAGCCGATCTTCACCCCGACGACGAAGGCCGTCGAGGGGCACGACGAGTTCATGACCTACGACGACGTCGTCGCGGAGATCGGCGCCGGCACCGCCGAGCGGCTCCGGGAGGTCACGCTCGCGATCTACCGGCGGGGCGCCGAGCTCGCGCGGGAGCGCGGCATCATCATCGCCGACACCAAGCTCGAGTTCGGCCGCGCCGCCGACGGCACGCTCGTCCTCGGCGACGAGGTCCTGACGCCCGACTCGTCCCGCTTCTGGCCCGCGGACGAGTACGCGCCCGGACGCGCGCAGCACTCGCTCGACAAGCAGTTCGTCCGCGACTGGAGCAGCACCCTCGACTGGGACCGCACCCCGCCCGGCCCCGAGATCCCGCAGGACGTCGTGGACGCGACCCGCGCCCGCTACGTCGACGTCTACGAACGCCTGACCGGCCGCCCCTGGACCCCCTGA
- a CDS encoding nitronate monooxygenase family protein has translation MWSELPIVQAPMAGGPSTPELAAAVSAAGGLGFLAAGYKSAAAMRAEIDRTRELTSRPFGTNVFMPSRDAVDPAAVAAYRARLAPEAERLGAALGTPDPAARDDGYDAKIAELLESPPDHVSFTFGTPSRDVVRALQGRHVTVVVTVTSVDEALQASQTSGADALCLQGSEAGGHRASFTNTRGEGLPVRELLAAVRAAVPDRPLIAAGGLATRADVAELLGLGAVAVQAGTVFVRCTESGASAVHRAALADPRFTSTAVTRAFSGRPARGLVNRFLTEHDAHAPAAYPDVHFVTSPLRKAAAAAGDADAVNLWAGTSWRHAPDASAAAIVRSLAG, from the coding sequence ATGTGGTCCGAGCTTCCCATCGTGCAAGCGCCCATGGCGGGCGGCCCGTCCACGCCCGAACTGGCCGCCGCCGTTTCCGCGGCCGGGGGCCTGGGCTTCCTCGCCGCCGGGTACAAGAGCGCCGCCGCGATGCGCGCCGAGATCGACCGGACCCGCGAGCTGACGTCCCGGCCCTTCGGGACGAACGTGTTCATGCCGTCCCGCGACGCCGTCGACCCCGCCGCCGTCGCCGCCTACCGTGCCCGCCTCGCCCCCGAAGCCGAACGGCTCGGCGCGGCCCTCGGCACCCCGGACCCCGCCGCCCGCGACGACGGCTACGACGCGAAGATCGCCGAGCTGCTCGAGAGCCCGCCCGACCACGTGAGCTTCACCTTCGGAACCCCCTCCCGGGACGTCGTCCGGGCCTTGCAGGGACGGCACGTCACCGTCGTCGTCACCGTCACGAGCGTGGACGAGGCCCTGCAGGCGTCGCAGACCTCGGGGGCGGACGCCCTCTGCCTGCAGGGATCCGAGGCCGGTGGGCATCGGGCGTCCTTCACGAACACCCGCGGCGAGGGCCTGCCGGTGCGCGAGCTCCTCGCCGCCGTGCGGGCCGCCGTCCCCGACCGCCCGCTGATCGCCGCCGGGGGCCTCGCCACCCGTGCGGACGTCGCCGAACTCCTCGGGCTCGGAGCCGTCGCCGTGCAGGCCGGCACCGTGTTCGTGCGCTGCACCGAGAGCGGGGCGAGCGCCGTCCACAGGGCCGCGCTCGCCGACCCGCGGTTCACCTCGACCGCCGTGACCCGCGCGTTCAGCGGTCGCCCGGCGCGCGGTCTCGTCAACCGGTTCCTCACCGAACACGACGCCCACGCCCCGGCCGCGTACCCGGACGTCCACTTCGTCACCTCGCCGTTGCGGAAGGCCGCCGCCGCCGCGGGTGACGCGGACGCCGTGAACCTGTGGGCCGGGACGTCCTGGCGGCACGCACCCGACGCGTCCGCCGCCGCGATCGTCCGGTCGCTCGCCGGTTAG
- a CDS encoding cytochrome P450: MTLTVEQAGRALAEPKAYADERRLHDALALLRREAPVHRVEAPGYNPFWAITRHADVMEIERAHDLFLNAPRPLLATAEMDRLNRQRAEQGMALRTLVHMDDPDHRVIRAIGADWFRPRAMRALEPRVRELAKRYVDRMVDLGGECDFAREVSVHFPLYVILSLLGLPESDFDRMLALTQELFGGDDDERRRGESNEDQIQVLMDFFAYFQGLTEARRANPTDDLASAIANARVDGEPLNDFDTASYYVIIATAGHDTTSATIAGGMHALVDNPDQLDRLRADLSLMPLAVDEMIRWTTPVKEFMRTAVRDYELRGATIREGDAVLLSYPSANRDEEVFDDPFRFDVGRDPNKHLAFGFGVHYCLGAALARIEVRAFFEELLPRLRSVELAGEPEGIATTFVGGLKHLPLRYKLT; the protein is encoded by the coding sequence ATGACCCTGACCGTGGAACAGGCGGGCCGCGCGCTCGCCGAGCCGAAGGCGTACGCCGACGAGCGGCGGCTGCACGACGCGCTCGCGCTGCTGCGCCGCGAGGCGCCCGTCCACCGCGTCGAGGCGCCCGGCTACAACCCGTTCTGGGCGATCACCCGGCATGCGGACGTCATGGAGATCGAGCGCGCCCACGACCTCTTCCTCAACGCGCCGCGCCCGCTGCTCGCGACCGCCGAGATGGACCGGCTGAACCGGCAGCGCGCCGAGCAGGGCATGGCGCTGCGCACCCTCGTCCACATGGACGACCCCGACCACCGGGTCATCCGGGCGATCGGCGCCGACTGGTTCCGGCCGCGCGCCATGCGGGCGCTGGAACCGCGCGTCCGGGAACTGGCGAAGCGGTACGTCGACCGGATGGTCGACCTGGGCGGCGAGTGCGACTTCGCCCGGGAGGTGAGCGTCCACTTCCCCCTGTACGTCATCCTGTCGCTGCTCGGCCTGCCCGAGAGCGACTTCGACCGGATGCTGGCGCTGACGCAGGAGCTGTTCGGCGGCGACGACGACGAGCGGCGGCGCGGCGAGAGCAACGAGGACCAGATCCAGGTCCTCATGGACTTCTTCGCCTACTTCCAGGGGCTCACCGAGGCGCGCCGCGCGAACCCGACCGACGACCTCGCCTCCGCCATCGCGAACGCCCGCGTCGACGGCGAGCCGCTGAACGACTTCGACACCGCGTCCTACTACGTCATCATCGCGACCGCCGGGCACGACACCACCAGCGCGACCATCGCCGGCGGCATGCACGCGCTGGTTGACAACCCCGATCAGCTCGACCGGCTCCGCGCCGACCTCTCGCTGATGCCGCTCGCCGTGGACGAGATGATCCGCTGGACGACGCCGGTCAAGGAGTTCATGCGCACCGCCGTCCGGGACTACGAGCTGCGCGGCGCCACGATCCGCGAGGGCGACGCGGTGCTGCTGTCGTACCCGTCCGCGAACCGGGACGAGGAGGTCTTCGACGACCCGTTCCGGTTCGACGTCGGCCGCGACCCGAACAAGCACCTGGCGTTCGGGTTCGGCGTCCACTACTGCCTGGGCGCCGCCCTGGCCCGCATCGAGGTCCGCGCGTTCTTCGAGGAGCTGCTGCCGCGGCTGCGCTCGGTCGAGCTCGCGGGGGAGCCGGAGGGCATCGCGACGACGTTCGTCGGCGGGCTGAAGCACCTCCCCCTCCGCTACAAGCTGACCTGA
- a CDS encoding YafY family protein yields MTDTPARLLTLLSLLQTPREWSGGELAGRLHVSTRTIRRDVDRLRGLGYPIEGATGPDGGYRLVAGTAMPPLLLDDEEAVAITVSLRSAAVSAVEGIGEASVRALAKLEQVLPARLRRRVGVLNAATVALPAPVGPRVDPEVLAVAAAAITNREPLRFRYTSAGGTESRRRVEPHRLVAAGRRWYLLAHDTERDDWRVFRADRIRDPYPTGQRVAPREVPGGDAAAFVTERMYALAPVHTATVTLHAPAEEVRTGLGAEPDDVTPLDEHSCRLETYADTLPWLAARLLILGCEFTVHDPPELVEHLRALGARASRAAGEARG; encoded by the coding sequence ATGACGGACACGCCCGCACGGCTGCTCACCCTGCTGTCGCTGCTCCAGACGCCGCGCGAGTGGTCCGGCGGCGAGCTGGCCGGACGCCTGCACGTCAGCACCCGGACGATCCGCCGGGACGTCGACCGGCTCCGCGGGCTCGGGTACCCGATCGAGGGCGCGACCGGCCCGGACGGCGGGTACCGGCTCGTCGCCGGGACCGCGATGCCGCCGCTGCTGCTGGACGACGAGGAGGCCGTGGCGATCACGGTCAGCCTGCGCTCGGCGGCCGTGAGCGCGGTGGAGGGCATCGGCGAGGCGTCGGTGCGGGCGCTCGCCAAGCTGGAGCAGGTGCTCCCCGCACGGCTGCGGCGCCGGGTGGGCGTCCTGAACGCGGCGACGGTCGCGCTGCCCGCCCCGGTAGGGCCGCGCGTCGACCCGGAGGTCCTCGCGGTGGCGGCCGCCGCGATCACCAACCGGGAGCCGCTGCGGTTCCGCTACACCTCCGCCGGCGGGACCGAGAGCCGGCGGCGGGTCGAGCCGCACCGGCTGGTCGCGGCGGGCCGCCGCTGGTACCTGCTGGCCCACGACACCGAGCGGGACGACTGGCGCGTCTTCCGCGCCGACCGGATCCGGGACCCGTACCCCACCGGGCAGCGGGTCGCGCCCCGCGAGGTGCCCGGCGGGGACGCCGCCGCGTTCGTCACCGAGCGGATGTACGCGCTCGCGCCCGTCCACACCGCGACGGTCACGCTGCACGCCCCCGCCGAGGAGGTCCGCACGGGGCTCGGGGCCGAACCGGACGACGTCACGCCGCTGGACGAGCACTCCTGCCGCCTGGAGACCTACGCCGACACCCTGCCGTGGCTGGCGGCGCGGCTGCTGATCCTGGGCTGCGAGTTCACCGTGCACGACCCGCCCGAGCTGGTGGAACACCTGCGCGCTCTCGGCGCCCGCGCGTCCCGCGCCGCCGGGGAAGCGCGCGGGTGA
- a CDS encoding 2-hydroxyacid dehydrogenase translates to MRVLLHYDMDHAAPGLDVASCPEEDEARFAELLPDTEVIWHVLRPLTAADMDRAPKLRLIQKLGTGVNTIDLDAAAERGIAVANMPGRNAQAVAETSLLLMLSVLRRVVTFDARTRRGEGWPAGRALTGGELRGRTVGLLGGGEIASLLHGMLEAIGARVLYTSRRPRPEDPDWRELDELLRASDVVSVHVPLTGETHHLLDARRLALLPDGAIVVNTARGPVVDEAALAAELRTGRLGGAGLDVFESEPVDPANPLLALESTVVLPHVAWLTRETWDRYFEVAVENCRRLERGEDLLHRVR, encoded by the coding sequence ATGCGCGTTCTGCTGCACTACGACATGGATCACGCCGCGCCGGGGCTGGACGTGGCGAGCTGCCCGGAGGAGGACGAGGCGCGGTTCGCCGAACTGCTGCCGGACACCGAGGTGATCTGGCACGTCCTGCGCCCGCTGACCGCCGCCGACATGGACCGGGCGCCGAAGCTGCGGCTGATCCAGAAGCTCGGCACCGGGGTCAACACGATCGACCTGGACGCGGCGGCGGAGCGCGGCATCGCGGTCGCGAACATGCCGGGGCGCAACGCGCAGGCGGTGGCGGAGACGAGCCTGCTGCTGATGCTGTCGGTGCTGCGCCGGGTCGTGACGTTCGACGCCCGCACCCGCCGGGGCGAAGGCTGGCCCGCCGGCCGCGCGCTGACCGGCGGGGAACTGCGGGGCCGGACGGTCGGGCTGCTCGGCGGCGGCGAGATCGCGAGCCTGCTGCACGGGATGCTGGAGGCGATCGGCGCCCGCGTGCTGTACACCTCGCGGCGCCCGCGCCCGGAGGATCCCGACTGGCGCGAGCTGGACGAGCTGCTGCGGGCGAGCGACGTCGTGTCGGTGCACGTCCCGCTGACCGGCGAGACGCACCACCTGCTGGACGCGCGGCGGCTCGCGCTCCTGCCGGACGGCGCGATCGTCGTGAACACGGCGCGCGGTCCGGTGGTCGACGAGGCGGCGCTCGCCGCCGAACTCCGCACCGGACGGCTCGGCGGCGCGGGCCTCGACGTGTTCGAGAGCGAGCCGGTCGATCCGGCGAACCCGCTGCTGGCGCTGGAGAGCACGGTCGTGCTGCCGCACGTCGCGTGGCTGACGCGCGAGACGTGGGACCGGTACTTCGAGGTCGCGGTGGAGAACTGCCGCCGCCTGGAACGCGGCGAGGACCTGCTCCACCGCGTCCGCTGA